The Gracilimonas sediminicola sequence ATATCGGATTAATGCTTCCATGCAATGTAATTGTTCAGGAGCATGAAACCGGTGAAGTAGAGGTATCTGCTGTTGACCCTGTTGCGTCTATGCAGGCTATTGAAAACGCAGAATTAGGTGATGTTGCTAAGGATGTACAGAATATGCTGAAGCGTGTTATCGAGAAGCTTTAAGGCCTATTTTTGTTAAAGCTTATAATTCTTTTCCAATGCAGGCTGATGAATAGTACTACGGCTGAGAACTCAAGCCCTCGTGCAACAAGGTGTATATAATCACCCGCCTCGGTTAATTCAGCAAAAACCATTAACCAAATTCCGAGGTTAAAGAGTAAGACCATGAGGTAAGCAAGAAAGCGATTACCTCTCGCTTCACCCTTAAGATATCGGGGCAAAATCCAGTAAGCCACTCCCAGTGTAAACTGGATGATCCAGCCAAATATCATCAGCTCGATGTGAACCGGCAGAAGCCCCCAAATTTCAGGGTCAATATTCATCGCTTTATTGATTAGCATCAGCGCCCCAAGAAAGGCTCCAACTATCAGGCAAACGAGTGAGCTCTTGATAAGCAAGCGAGATGGGAGTGTCATATCAGCGGGAGCTTTTCTTCTTGCGCCGTTGTGCTTTTGAAAGTACCCGGGGCCAGATTTCAATTACGTAGCAAAGTACAGCCACAAATTGGAGAATAGCTGAAATAACGAGCAGAACCTTCCAATGATCTCCTTCAGAGAGAATAATCATCGGTTCAGAGACAAACCGCTGGATCAATCCCAGGTTCAGAAATCCATAGGTAAGCCACGCCCATTTTTGATTTTGAAAGCTCTCTTCTTTGATCCGGCCCGGAAACATCCACAACGAAACGCCCATAATAATTTGGGTTATCCACCCCACCATTAACATGTGCCAGAACATGGGAACCACGTTTGGAACCCCAAGGGCATCAACCTGAAGAAGTATCCCAACCAGCAACGCTCCTAAAAAATAAACCAGCCCGGTTTTTAGAAACAGACGAGTTATTAGTGGCATAGGGGAATGTTTTTTTTAAGCAAGAACTAACGCAGAAGACTGTAAAGACTCATAGAGTTCACCTAACCGCTTACTCTGTTCTTCCACTGTCCTGGTAATCGATTCAAGATTCTCATGCTCATAAGCCTGCCCCTTTGAAATCTCAAGGCAGTATGCCATTCCATCTTCCAGGTTTTTCTTAAAGCGAGTCAGTTTTCTAAGATCGTCAGCGGGGCTTTCGCTCTGGTTGATCAACTCCTCAAAATAATCCACATACATCACCAATTCTTTAGCAAACATGTGCGGGCGTTCTACCGGCACCAACGAGTCAATTTTGCCATAGATATGAGCAACCATCTCCTGAAGGCTGTATTGCCGATTAAACCATGCAATGTTCGGGCCGGGACAAATCGCTTGTGGGGCTCGGTTAGGCTTCAAAATTCCCAATGTAATTAAAGCTCCATTTCCCAGGTGATCACAAAGACAAGCTTTATCCAGCACTTTCTCCCGTTGCTTTGCTTTTAAACCATCAGATACTTCACTCTGATTAATCTGGTCAATCTTCAGCAACTGGTATTGAGTTGAGGCCGTGCAAATCGGGTTTTCTGTAAATTCTGTGTTGGATTCTAAAAAACCTTTTGGGCACTGAGAACCGGGTTTACCTTTTTCTATTCGCTTTTGATGCCATTTTGCCGAACCCGTATTTTTTACATTGTTGAAAGGAACACCCAGGGGTGAGACTCCCGATAAATACAGGTCCTCTTCTTTGGCCTGCTGCAGAAGTTGCATAGTTGGTTCGTCTACCGTTGTAGCTTCAGGAACCATCAGAAACGGACTTCCCCATCCGGTGGCATCCATTTCAAAGTCTTGCAGTAACCGCCGTGCTTCACCGCTGGTACCAATTCCCCCCTGCACGGTAATTCTGGGGTCGTTATCGACCCATTCAGTGCTAAACTCCCGGCCTCGTTCTTCTTCATAAAACTTATCAATCAACGGCTGAATGGAAGAACTCAACATCTCTTTCTTCTCACGAAATTCTTTGAGTAAGGACGGCAATAAATACCCATCGGAGGCGAATGCGTGTCCCCCACAGTTCAAGCCAGACTCAACACGATATTCAAATATTTCCAAGCCCTTTTTAGCCAGGTATTTTCCCTGTATCAATGCGGACCGAAAATCACTCACTTTCAGAATAATTTTCTTTTTGATTTGTCCTTTTACATCCCGATAGAAGTCTTCGAACTCAGCCAGGTAGTTATATAGACGGGGATTGAAACCGGCTGAGAGAATAAGACTGGAGGAAAGTTGGCTGTTTGCATATCCCCGAAGTGCAGCACTGCCATCGCTGTATTCTGCTGTCATCGGCTGGCCGCTTTTTGGAAAACTAAAGCCATCCACTTTCGACATAATATTTACATCTATTGAGCCCGGCCTCATCTCACCGGTAAGCTCTGATGCGATAAAATCGCGTGTGGATCCTGAAGCCATTTCTACCAATTTCTGATACTTTTTCTTGAGATCAGAAGAATCGGGGAGCATTTCAAAATACCTGGACTTTTCATTCTTCCGAAAAAAAGGCTGCTTTTTGATATCCTCAAATTTTTGATTCACAATCTCATGAACCAGATCAAGGTATGCGGTAATACGGCGAGCCCTGCCATCTTCTGCATTCCGAGGAATATTCTCATAGGGAAGCTCAAAAAGAGTAGCATAATGCTTTCGGATACGTTCAATCAGCAGATCATCCACTATTGAGATAACTGAATTGATGCCATACGGAGCTACTCTGATAGGTGAATCGATTGAATGGCCTGTTCCCATTACAGGAATAGAAAAAGTGTGTAGAGAATTTTGCATAGGAATTAATTTATTGCTTGTTAGCGGAGGGGTAAAACGATCAACCCCAATCTACAATACACTACATTTGTGAAGAGCGAATGAAGCGGAATGAAAAAGGGTGGCTTATAAACCAACCACCCTTATCTATCAATTTAACCGTTGCTCAAGTTCCAAAGCTTTTGGAAAGAGAATGTTATTCTCCAGATGTACATGCTTGTGTAAATCCTTCTGGAAGCCTGCCAGGTTCTGGAACAGTACGCGGTATGAAGCGCATGCATTCTCCGGCGGATTAAAACCTTGGGTTAGTTCTTCGATCTTGGCCATTAAATCGCCGGCCTTAT is a genomic window containing:
- a CDS encoding cbb3-type cytochrome c oxidase subunit I; amino-acid sequence: MTLPSRLLIKSSLVCLIVGAFLGALMLINKAMNIDPEIWGLLPVHIELMIFGWIIQFTLGVAYWILPRYLKGEARGNRFLAYLMVLLFNLGIWLMVFAELTEAGDYIHLVARGLEFSAVVLFISLHWKRIISFNKNRP